The following coding sequences are from one Bacteroidota bacterium window:
- the argH gene encoding argininosuccinate lyase: MKLWQKENKSTSELIEKFTVGNDNQLDLVMAEFDVKASIAHAQMLESIGLLSKDEKDAIHKELAVILDKIWKGNFRIQDGVEDIHSQIELLLTMKLGETGKKIHSGRSRNDQVLTDIKLYLRYELKEISSSVLKLFNLLIDLSDAHKNTLLPGYTHLQIAMPSSFGLWFGAYAESLVDDMELVLAAYNVTNKNPLGSGAGYGSSFPLDREMTTKLLSFETMNYNVVYAQMTRGKTEKIVAMAMSSIAATLSKLAYDVCLYMNQNFAFISFPDELTTGSSIMPHKKNPDVFELIRGKCNKIQALPNELTMLSTNLPSGYHRDMQLTKESLFPAISELKSCLEMTEFMMGQIQIREGILKDDKYNFLYSVEAVNEQVLNGIPFRDAYRNIGNAIEKNDFDSDFELNHTHAGSIGNLCNDKIRMEMALKISKIVRS; this comes from the coding sequence ATGAAATTGTGGCAAAAAGAAAACAAATCAACTTCTGAGTTGATTGAAAAATTTACTGTTGGAAATGATAATCAATTAGATTTAGTAATGGCTGAATTCGATGTGAAAGCTTCCATTGCTCATGCGCAAATGCTTGAATCGATTGGCCTGCTTAGCAAAGATGAAAAGGATGCGATTCATAAAGAATTGGCTGTCATTTTAGACAAAATATGGAAAGGAAATTTTAGAATTCAAGATGGGGTGGAGGATATTCACTCTCAGATTGAATTGTTGTTGACGATGAAGCTAGGAGAAACCGGCAAGAAAATTCATAGTGGCCGTTCACGGAATGATCAGGTATTAACCGATATTAAATTGTATTTGCGTTACGAACTGAAGGAGATCAGTTCTTCTGTTTTAAAATTATTTAATTTATTAATAGACTTGAGTGATGCGCATAAAAATACATTGCTTCCGGGTTATACACATCTTCAAATTGCTATGCCTTCCTCATTCGGATTGTGGTTTGGTGCTTATGCCGAAAGTTTGGTAGATGACATGGAGTTGGTTCTTGCGGCTTACAATGTGACAAATAAAAATCCATTAGGTTCTGGAGCAGGATATGGATCCTCATTTCCTTTGGATAGAGAAATGACTACGAAATTACTTTCCTTTGAAACGATGAATTATAATGTGGTGTATGCGCAGATGACAAGAGGGAAAACGGAAAAGATTGTTGCGATGGCAATGTCATCTATTGCTGCAACACTTTCTAAATTGGCGTATGATGTTTGTTTGTATATGAATCAAAATTTTGCCTTTATTTCTTTTCCGGATGAATTGACAACGGGGAGTAGTATTATGCCACATAAAAAAAATCCCGATGTGTTTGAACTGATTCGAGGTAAATGCAATAAAATTCAAGCTTTGCCGAATGAATTAACGATGTTGTCAACTAATTTGCCGTCTGGCTATCACCGTGATATGCAATTGACAAAGGAAAGCTTATTTCCGGCTATAAGTGAGCTGAAGAGCTGTTTGGAAATGACTGAATTCATGATGGGGCAGATTCAAATTAGAGAAGGTATTCTGAAAGATGATAAGTACAATTTTTTGTATAGTGTTGAAGCTGTGAATGAACAAGTCTTAAATGGAATTCCATTCAGAGATGCCTATAGAAATATAGGAAATGCAATTGAAAAGAATGATTTTGATTCGGACTTTGAATTAAATCATACTCATGCAGGTAGCATTGGAAATTTATGCAATGATAAAATAAGAATGGAAATGGCTCTGAAGATATCTAAAATAGTGAGAAGTTAA
- a CDS encoding prephenate dehydratase: MRNFKVAIFGTAASYHDLAAQKFYGQEVEAIECFTFRQCCELVKNNHADYAVMAIENSIAGSILSNYNLIDEYQLRIIGEQYLKIELNLLALEGVSMTDIKYIHSHPMALAQCSEFLQKHSHVTIVEEGDTASCVKKIKELNLKNTAAIANELSSLVYGVPVLFSNVENNKQNFTRFIILSKGDSKPEHPNKASVCFRLKHEVGSLSDVLNVLKRNGVSLSKIQSVPVAGEPLEYSFHADLEWVHRTDFQKALKKIKGSTRSLSVLGEYIKANIVN; this comes from the coding sequence ATGCGTAATTTCAAAGTAGCAATTTTCGGTACTGCAGCTTCCTATCATGATTTGGCAGCGCAAAAATTTTATGGTCAAGAAGTAGAAGCAATCGAATGTTTTACATTCCGTCAATGTTGTGAATTGGTAAAAAACAATCATGCAGATTATGCTGTCATGGCCATAGAAAATTCAATTGCTGGTAGCATTTTGTCAAATTATAATTTAATAGACGAATATCAACTTCGAATTATCGGAGAGCAATATTTGAAGATAGAATTGAATTTATTGGCATTGGAGGGTGTAAGCATGACTGATATAAAGTACATTCATTCACATCCAATGGCATTGGCACAATGTTCTGAATTTTTGCAGAAACATTCCCATGTTACGATTGTGGAAGAAGGAGATACGGCCTCTTGTGTGAAAAAGATAAAAGAATTGAATTTGAAGAATACAGCAGCGATTGCAAATGAATTGTCGTCACTTGTTTATGGCGTTCCTGTGTTGTTTTCAAATGTTGAGAATAACAAACAAAATTTTACTCGTTTTATCATTTTATCCAAAGGAGACTCGAAACCGGAACATCCGAATAAGGCATCGGTTTGCTTTCGATTAAAACATGAAGTTGGATCATTGTCAGATGTGTTGAATGTTTTGAAACGCAATGGCGTGAGTTTATCTAAAATTCAAAGTGTTCCTGTTGCGGGAGAGCCTCTGGAATATTCATTTCATGCCGATTTGGAATGGGTACATCGTACCGATTTTCAAAAGGCATTAAAAAAGATAAAAGGATCAACTCGCTCTCTATCCGTTTTAGGTGAGTATATCAAAGCTAACATTGTTAATTAA